A window from Herbaspirillum sp. meg3 encodes these proteins:
- a CDS encoding LysR substrate-binding domain-containing protein gives MATRLPPVHALSAFEAAARHNSFAVAAEELCITPSALSHRIRLLEDFVGERLFYRDGRSIGLSEFGRRYLDVVRSALRTLTDFPMPHRNATVQPKVKIMLPPTFARHLLVPRIAEFTQRFPDITVEMYLSVPLYDLSLSESDVEIRFGAGNYPNLVTEKLFEEPAFAVASPAYLKTIPALKTPQDLQQANLLRSALEPWQPWFEAAGLKDWPEPSGGLRVDDLGLLLESVRHGYGVGLTRQHFAEELLARGEIVELFDVRLRTPPHAYYVVYEKQIRERPEVDAFIDWLQNAFKNI, from the coding sequence ATGGCAACACGCCTCCCACCCGTCCATGCCCTTTCAGCATTTGAAGCTGCGGCGCGCCACAATTCATTTGCCGTCGCGGCCGAAGAACTTTGCATCACGCCCTCGGCGCTGTCGCACAGAATTCGCCTGCTGGAGGACTTCGTCGGCGAGCGCTTGTTTTATCGCGACGGCCGTTCCATCGGCCTGTCGGAATTCGGCCGTCGCTATCTGGATGTCGTGCGTTCCGCGCTGCGCACGCTGACCGATTTTCCCATGCCGCATCGCAACGCCACGGTGCAGCCCAAGGTCAAGATCATGCTGCCGCCGACCTTTGCACGCCACTTGCTGGTGCCGCGCATCGCCGAGTTCACGCAGCGCTTTCCCGACATCACCGTTGAGATGTATTTGTCGGTGCCGCTGTACGACTTGAGTCTGTCTGAGAGCGACGTTGAAATCCGTTTTGGCGCCGGCAACTATCCCAACTTAGTCACTGAGAAACTGTTCGAAGAACCGGCCTTCGCCGTCGCCAGCCCGGCCTACCTCAAGACCATTCCAGCGCTGAAGACACCGCAAGACCTGCAACAGGCCAACCTGCTGCGCTCGGCGCTGGAACCCTGGCAGCCATGGTTTGAAGCCGCCGGCCTCAAAGACTGGCCGGAGCCATCCGGCGGCCTGCGCGTCGACGACCTCGGCCTGTTGCTGGAATCGGTGAGGCACGGCTACGGCGTGGGCCTGACACGCCAGCATTTCGCCGAAGAACTGCTGGCCCGCGGCGAAATCGTCGAACTGTTCGATGTACGCCTGCGCACGCCGCCGCATGCTTACTATGTGGTGTACGAGAAGCAGATTCGCGAGCGCCCGGAGGTGGATGCTTTCATCGATTGGCTACAAAACGCCTTCAAAAACATCTGA
- a CDS encoding cob(I)yrinic acid a,c-diamide adenosyltransferase, giving the protein MGNRLSKIATRTGDDGSTGLGDGSRTAKDHPRIHALGDVDELNSHVGLLLCEDLPATLREELLTIQHDLFDLGGELCIPGYSLIAETQVARLDALLEKYNADLPPLKEFILPGGSRAAAQMHICRTVCRRAERAVVTLAQAETVNPQPRQYLNRLSDLCFVLSRVLNRYAGGSDVLWRKGRDHTEDEKQE; this is encoded by the coding sequence ATGGGTAATCGCCTGTCAAAAATCGCAACGCGCACCGGCGACGACGGTAGTACCGGACTCGGCGACGGCAGCCGCACGGCGAAAGATCATCCGCGCATTCACGCCTTGGGCGACGTGGACGAACTCAACTCACATGTCGGCCTGCTGCTATGCGAAGACTTGCCGGCGACCTTGCGCGAGGAATTGCTGACGATCCAGCATGACTTGTTCGATCTGGGCGGCGAGCTGTGCATCCCTGGCTACAGCCTGATTGCAGAGACTCAGGTTGCACGGCTGGATGCGCTGCTGGAGAAGTACAACGCCGACCTGCCGCCGCTCAAAGAATTTATCTTGCCCGGCGGTTCGCGCGCAGCAGCGCAGATGCATATATGCCGCACCGTATGCCGTCGTGCCGAGCGCGCCGTGGTGACGCTGGCACAAGCAGAAACCGTTAATCCTCAACCTCGGCAATATTTGAACCGGCTGTCCGACCTGTGTTTCGTGCTCTCACGCGTACTCAATCGCTATGCGGGAGGCAGCGATGTGTTGTGGCGCAAGGGCCGGGATCACACTGAGGACGAAAAGCAGGAATGA
- a CDS encoding FAD-linked oxidase C-terminal domain-containing protein — MNAPVAPLFSPARQREVVAALKAVVPPHCVLFDEEDTRPYECDGLAAYRQLPMVVVLPENEGQVVAILKACHDLKVQIVPRGAGTGLSGGAMPIADGVVVSTAKFNKIVSMDKYSRTAVVQPGVRNLAISEAAAPYGLYYAPDPSSQIACSIGGNVAENSGGVHCLKYGLTVHNVLRVRVVTIEGDVVELGNAGLDAPGLDLLAVFIGSEGMLGIVTEVTVKLVPKPQQARVIMASFDDVVKGGNAVANVIAAGIIPAGLEMMDKTSSRMVEPFVKAGYDIDAEAILLCESDGTNEEVEEEIGRMSEVLNASGATAIAVSQSEAERLRFWSGRKNAFPAAGRISPDYYCMDGTIPRKRLAEVLLGIAKMEGKYGLRCANVFHAGDGNLHPLILFDANLADEFHRAELFGAEILELCVEVGGTITGEHGVGIEKINSMCVQFSPEEREAFFKVKRAFDPAFLLNPDKAIPSLHRCAEYGKMHVQRGQIKFPDLPRF, encoded by the coding sequence ATGAACGCCCCAGTTGCTCCCTTATTTTCGCCTGCGCGTCAGCGCGAGGTGGTTGCCGCGCTGAAAGCGGTAGTGCCGCCGCATTGCGTGCTGTTCGATGAAGAGGACACCCGTCCCTACGAGTGTGACGGCCTTGCCGCCTATCGCCAGTTGCCCATGGTTGTCGTATTGCCTGAGAACGAAGGGCAGGTCGTCGCCATTCTCAAGGCCTGCCATGACCTGAAAGTTCAGATCGTCCCGCGTGGCGCCGGCACCGGTTTGTCGGGCGGCGCGATGCCGATTGCGGACGGTGTCGTGGTGTCGACCGCCAAGTTCAACAAGATCGTCAGCATGGACAAGTACTCACGGACCGCCGTGGTGCAGCCCGGCGTACGCAATCTGGCGATCTCTGAAGCGGCCGCACCTTACGGTTTGTATTACGCCCCTGATCCCTCCTCGCAAATCGCCTGCAGTATCGGCGGCAACGTCGCCGAAAACTCCGGCGGCGTGCATTGCCTCAAATACGGCCTGACCGTTCACAACGTCTTGCGCGTGCGTGTGGTCACCATCGAAGGTGATGTCGTCGAGCTCGGCAACGCCGGCCTCGATGCGCCCGGCCTCGATCTTCTGGCGGTGTTCATCGGCTCCGAAGGCATGCTCGGCATCGTTACGGAAGTTACCGTCAAGCTGGTGCCCAAGCCGCAGCAGGCGCGCGTGATCATGGCCTCTTTCGACGACGTGGTGAAGGGCGGCAACGCCGTTGCCAACGTCATCGCTGCGGGCATCATCCCGGCAGGATTGGAGATGATGGACAAGACCAGTTCGCGCATGGTTGAGCCTTTCGTCAAGGCCGGCTACGACATCGATGCCGAAGCGATCCTGCTGTGCGAATCGGATGGCACCAACGAAGAAGTTGAAGAAGAAATCGGCCGCATGAGCGAAGTGCTCAACGCCAGCGGCGCCACCGCCATCGCCGTATCGCAATCCGAAGCCGAGCGCCTGCGCTTCTGGTCGGGACGCAAGAACGCCTTCCCGGCGGCGGGCCGCATTTCGCCGGACTACTACTGCATGGATGGCACCATTCCGCGCAAGCGCCTGGCCGAAGTCCTGCTCGGCATTGCGAAGATGGAAGGCAAGTATGGCCTGCGCTGCGCCAACGTGTTCCACGCGGGCGACGGCAACCTGCATCCGTTGATCTTGTTCGACGCCAACCTGGCGGATGAATTTCACCGCGCCGAACTGTTCGGCGCCGAGATCCTGGAGCTGTGCGTCGAAGTCGGCGGCACCATCACCGGCGAGCATGGCGTGGGTATCGAAAAGATCAACTCCATGTGCGTGCAGTTTTCACCGGAAGAGCGCGAAGCCTTCTTCAAGGTCAAGCGCGCCTTCGATCCTGCTTTCCTGCTCAACCCCGACAAGGCGATTCCGTCGCTGCATCGTTGCGCCGAGTACGGCAAGATGCACGTGCAGCGTGGCCAGATCAAATTCCCCGATTTGCCGAGATTCTGA
- a CDS encoding DUF342 domain-containing protein, giving the protein MGQQGVQSLSFTVDKISGALLAVFSPGAGRSDLTLAFVRQALHEGGHTRLCIDETELKNFVATAVSANESFSHKIGESRDGEFFLEIAPDRMSVHLTLIPPQGGRPKALEVINEIRTQGITHGLRHDALRGALNAGHCDRLLIAVGESPIEGRAASFESLIKEREEELAEIDEDAVVHFADLGHILLVDAGTPLMRRTPYIAGINGIDVTGLPVPAKPVPDIGFSNQCEGAEAHPDDPDLMVAAVAGQPKLIPNGVQVDPVVVVDHVDLSTGNIDFPGTVKVKGDIKSGMRLHAGGDVIVSGMIEAAEVISDGNILVKGGVVGLADMQNGSGGGSSARLCAAGSVQVLFAESTYITAGDKIVIAGNACQCDMRAGNAIIAGINNPKTGHIIGGQAKATMLIKAVRLGSPNGLATRIQVGLDPHEEEKLRAQEQQLQYKLDDLFAVIKQISYYRSNPEKAGNGLAQDADLKHRLMTEEVQALTVQHEAMKEQLVAAESARIVIGRAIHEGVELRVVRQVWQVLDDLGGGVVKLHAGKISLSDR; this is encoded by the coding sequence ATGGGGCAACAAGGCGTGCAGTCGCTGTCGTTCACGGTGGACAAAATCAGTGGTGCTTTGTTGGCTGTCTTTTCTCCTGGTGCAGGCCGGTCAGATCTTACTCTTGCGTTTGTCAGGCAGGCATTGCATGAGGGAGGGCACACCCGGCTGTGTATCGACGAAACCGAGTTGAAGAATTTCGTTGCAACAGCCGTTTCAGCCAATGAGTCGTTTTCTCACAAAATCGGTGAGAGCCGCGACGGAGAATTTTTTCTTGAGATTGCTCCGGACAGAATGAGTGTCCACCTGACGCTGATCCCTCCGCAGGGCGGCCGTCCCAAAGCCCTTGAGGTCATCAATGAAATTCGTACACAAGGTATCACACACGGTCTTCGACATGATGCGCTGCGCGGCGCGCTGAATGCGGGCCATTGCGACAGGTTGCTGATTGCGGTAGGCGAATCGCCCATAGAAGGGCGGGCGGCAAGCTTTGAAAGTCTTATCAAAGAACGAGAGGAAGAGCTTGCCGAGATTGATGAGGACGCCGTCGTTCACTTTGCCGATCTTGGACATATATTGCTGGTTGATGCCGGCACGCCCTTGATGCGGCGAACCCCCTATATTGCCGGTATTAACGGCATTGATGTAACAGGGCTGCCGGTACCGGCGAAGCCGGTGCCCGACATTGGATTCAGCAATCAGTGCGAGGGGGCAGAAGCCCACCCCGACGATCCCGATCTGATGGTTGCTGCCGTCGCAGGGCAACCGAAGCTGATTCCCAATGGTGTGCAGGTAGATCCGGTCGTCGTCGTCGATCACGTGGATCTGAGCACTGGCAATATCGATTTTCCGGGGACGGTCAAGGTCAAGGGCGACATCAAAAGCGGCATGCGGCTGCATGCCGGCGGCGATGTCATCGTCAGCGGCATGATCGAAGCTGCGGAAGTCATCTCCGACGGCAACATTCTTGTCAAAGGTGGCGTTGTCGGTCTTGCAGATATGCAAAATGGAAGCGGAGGCGGCAGCTCTGCCAGGCTATGCGCAGCAGGCTCGGTACAGGTGCTGTTCGCAGAGAGCACCTATATTACCGCCGGTGACAAAATCGTCATCGCCGGCAATGCCTGCCAATGCGACATGCGAGCCGGCAACGCCATTATTGCGGGGATCAATAATCCAAAAACAGGGCACATCATTGGTGGTCAGGCCAAGGCCACCATGTTGATCAAAGCAGTCCGCCTCGGTTCGCCAAATGGCCTTGCAACCAGGATACAAGTCGGTCTTGATCCGCATGAAGAAGAGAAATTGCGCGCGCAAGAACAGCAGCTTCAATACAAGCTTGATGATCTTTTTGCCGTCATCAAGCAGATCTCCTATTACCGCAGCAACCCCGAGAAAGCAGGGAACGGCCTGGCTCAGGATGCTGATCTGAAACATCGGCTGATGACCGAGGAAGTGCAGGCATTGACTGTCCAGCATGAAGCCATGAAAGAGCAACTGGTCGCCGCTGAATCTGCGCGTATCGTCATTGGACGGGCAATTCACGAAGGCGTTGAATTGCGCGTCGTGCGCCAGGTATGGCAAGTGCTCGATGACCTCGGCGGCGGTGTGGTGAAACTTCATGCGGGAAAGATTTCATTGAGTGATCGATAA
- the glcE gene encoding glycolate oxidase subunit GlcE — MTEPLHVFKERIVAATASATPLQIRGGGTKDWYGQELRGEVLDTRPYSGIVDYEPTELVITARCGTPLSEIDAALAANNQVLAFEPPRFGGTSTVGGMVAAGLSGPGRQFSGSVRDFVLGADLMDAQGQILHFGGQVMKNVAGYDVSRLLTGSLGTLGLILQVSLKVLPQPFASSTRVFEVDEANAIRLLNEWGGQPLPVSASAWVNGVLTIRLSGAQAAVDAAQKKLGGTELTNGDDFWRDLREQSHSFFADTAAPLWRLSLPSVAQPLPLAGTQLIEWGGAQRWYRGDASAESIRAAAVAAGGHASLYRGGDKRVGVFHPLAPAVAKIHRNLKASFDPSGIFNPGRMYSEF, encoded by the coding sequence ATGACCGAACCATTGCACGTATTCAAAGAGCGTATCGTCGCGGCCACGGCAAGCGCAACGCCGCTGCAGATTCGCGGCGGCGGCACCAAGGACTGGTATGGCCAGGAGCTGCGCGGCGAAGTGCTCGACACGCGTCCCTACAGCGGCATCGTCGATTACGAGCCGACCGAGCTGGTGATCACCGCGCGTTGCGGCACGCCGCTGTCCGAGATCGATGCCGCACTGGCAGCCAACAATCAGGTGCTGGCATTTGAACCACCGCGCTTCGGCGGCACATCAACTGTCGGCGGCATGGTCGCGGCGGGTTTGTCCGGGCCGGGCCGCCAGTTCAGCGGATCGGTACGCGATTTTGTACTCGGTGCTGATCTCATGGATGCGCAGGGGCAGATCCTGCATTTCGGCGGACAGGTGATGAAGAACGTCGCAGGTTATGACGTTTCGCGCTTGCTGACCGGTTCTCTCGGCACGCTCGGTCTGATTCTGCAAGTCTCGCTAAAAGTCTTGCCGCAGCCGTTTGCGAGCAGCACGCGCGTGTTCGAAGTCGATGAGGCCAATGCGATCCGCCTGCTCAATGAGTGGGGCGGCCAGCCGCTGCCGGTATCGGCCAGTGCCTGGGTCAACGGCGTGCTGACGATACGCTTGTCGGGCGCGCAAGCGGCCGTCGATGCAGCGCAGAAGAAACTGGGGGGTACGGAGCTGACCAACGGCGACGATTTCTGGCGCGACCTGCGTGAACAAAGCCACAGCTTCTTTGCCGACACGGCGGCGCCGTTGTGGCGACTCTCGCTGCCATCGGTGGCGCAGCCGCTGCCGTTGGCCGGTACGCAATTGATCGAGTGGGGCGGTGCACAGCGCTGGTATCGCGGTGACGCAAGTGCAGAATCGATTCGCGCTGCAGCGGTTGCCGCAGGCGGTCATGCCAGTCTGTATCGCGGCGGTGATAAGCGGGTCGGCGTATTCCATCCGCTCGCGCCTGCAGTCGCCAAGATCCACCGCAATCTCAAAGCCTCCTTCGACCCGTCCGGCATTTTCAATCCCGGCCGCATGTATTCGGAATTCTAA
- the glcF gene encoding glycolate oxidase subunit GlcF → MQTNLADFIRDTPEGKEADAILRSCVHCGFCTATCPTYQLLGDELDGPRGRIYLIKQVLEGKQATAATQSHLDRCLTCRNCESTCPSGVQYGRLVDIGRKVVEDQVPRPLAQRLVRTTLKTLLPNKWLFNPAMKAGQLVRPLLPQKLQNKVPPKQDAGLWPTRTHARKMLMLDGCVQPAMSPNINSSTARVLDALGVELIVPPKAGCCGAIRYHLNDQDGGLDDMRRNIDAWWPYVDGSAGLTVEAIVMNASGCGATVKEYGHLLQQDAAYAAKAHRISQLTRDISEILPDFEAELAGKLKGKIKDKLNARVAYHPPCTLQHGQKIRGKVEQILGSAGVDVKLCADSHLCCGSAGTYSVLQPELSYRLRDNKLNNLQATQPDMIVSGNIGCLTHLQSGTDTPVRHWIELLDAALTAS, encoded by the coding sequence ATGCAAACCAATCTGGCCGATTTCATCCGCGACACTCCCGAAGGCAAGGAAGCCGACGCCATTCTGCGCTCCTGCGTGCACTGCGGATTCTGCACGGCGACGTGTCCGACCTATCAATTGCTGGGCGACGAACTCGACGGTCCGCGCGGCCGTATCTATCTGATCAAACAGGTGCTGGAAGGCAAGCAAGCTACTGCCGCCACGCAATCGCATCTGGATCGTTGCCTGACCTGCCGCAACTGCGAGTCGACCTGTCCATCAGGCGTCCAATACGGTCGCCTGGTCGATATCGGCCGCAAGGTGGTCGAAGATCAGGTGCCGCGTCCGCTCGCCCAACGCTTGGTACGTACGACGCTCAAGACCTTGCTGCCGAATAAATGGTTGTTCAATCCGGCGATGAAGGCAGGTCAGTTGGTGCGTCCGCTGTTGCCGCAAAAACTGCAGAACAAAGTCCCGCCAAAACAGGATGCCGGTCTGTGGCCGACGCGTACGCACGCCCGCAAGATGCTGATGCTCGACGGCTGCGTGCAACCGGCCATGTCGCCCAACATCAACAGTTCTACTGCGCGCGTGCTCGATGCGCTCGGCGTCGAACTGATCGTGCCGCCGAAAGCCGGCTGCTGTGGTGCAATCCGCTATCACCTCAACGACCAGGACGGCGGTCTTGACGATATGCGTCGCAATATCGACGCGTGGTGGCCGTACGTCGACGGCTCGGCAGGATTGACCGTCGAAGCCATCGTGATGAACGCCTCCGGTTGTGGCGCTACGGTCAAAGAATATGGCCATTTGCTGCAGCAAGACGCTGCTTATGCCGCCAAGGCGCATCGCATCTCACAGTTGACGCGCGACATCAGCGAAATCCTGCCCGACTTCGAAGCGGAATTGGCCGGCAAGCTCAAGGGTAAGATCAAGGATAAGCTCAATGCGCGCGTTGCCTATCATCCGCCGTGCACTCTGCAGCATGGACAGAAGATTCGCGGCAAGGTGGAGCAGATTCTTGGTAGTGCAGGTGTTGACGTCAAGCTGTGTGCGGACAGCCATTTATGCTGTGGTTCTGCTGGTACCTATTCGGTGTTGCAGCCCGAGCTGTCTTACCGGTTGCGCGACAACAAGCTTAATAACTTGCAGGCGACGCAGCCTGACATGATTGTGTCGGGGAATATCGGGTGTCTGACGCATTTGCAGTCGGGGACGGATACGCCGGTGAGGCATTGGATTGAGTTATTGGATGCGGCGCTGACTGCTTCTTAA
- a CDS encoding FAD-binding oxidoreductase codes for MNHIVDAQKLRKPVPEALLTSLQALFGNRFSTTQAMREHHGRDESSYDPMLPDAVVFAHTTEEVAAFIKLCSSHEVPVIPYGTGTSLEGHVLALQGGITIDLSQMNQVLAVNGEDLTATVQAGVTRKQLNQEIKDSGLFFPIDPGADASIGGMASTRASGTNAVRYGTMRENTLALTVVTADGNIIKTGTRAKKSSAGYDLTRVYVGSEGTLGIITEITVRLYPQPEAVSAAICSFPSVADAVNTVIQAIQVGVPLARVELLDENGVKAINAHDKMTLPENPLLLFEFHGSEHGVKEQAEVVQELANDNNARGFEWATRPEDRSRLWAARHNAYFAILQLRHGARAISTDCCVPISRLAECVLETKADCEANGLIHAIIGHVGDGNFHVQMMVDPNDPADIARAEGVNERMVARAIAMDGTCTGEHGVGLHKMDFLVQEHGEGAIDVMRAIKHALDPKNIMNPGKIVRW; via the coding sequence ATGAACCATATCGTTGATGCGCAGAAATTGCGCAAGCCCGTTCCCGAGGCACTGCTGACATCCTTGCAGGCCCTGTTCGGCAATCGCTTTTCGACTACTCAGGCCATGCGCGAACATCATGGCCGCGACGAATCCTCCTACGATCCTATGCTGCCCGATGCCGTCGTCTTCGCGCACACCACAGAAGAAGTCGCCGCCTTCATCAAGCTGTGCAGCAGTCACGAAGTCCCCGTGATCCCTTACGGCACCGGCACCTCGCTGGAAGGTCACGTGCTGGCGCTGCAAGGCGGCATCACCATCGATCTGTCGCAAATGAACCAGGTGCTGGCCGTCAACGGCGAAGACCTGACCGCCACCGTGCAGGCCGGCGTCACACGCAAACAGCTGAATCAGGAAATCAAGGACAGTGGTCTGTTCTTCCCGATCGATCCTGGCGCAGACGCTTCCATCGGCGGCATGGCATCGACCCGCGCTTCCGGCACCAACGCCGTACGCTACGGCACCATGCGCGAAAATACACTGGCGTTGACCGTCGTCACCGCCGACGGCAACATTATCAAGACCGGCACGCGCGCCAAGAAATCTTCGGCGGGCTACGACCTGACCCGCGTCTATGTCGGCAGCGAAGGCACACTCGGTATCATCACCGAGATCACGGTACGTCTCTATCCGCAGCCTGAAGCCGTCTCTGCCGCGATCTGTTCTTTCCCTAGCGTGGCCGACGCCGTCAATACCGTGATCCAGGCGATCCAGGTCGGTGTGCCGCTGGCGCGTGTTGAGTTGCTCGACGAAAACGGCGTCAAGGCCATCAATGCCCACGACAAGATGACCTTGCCCGAAAATCCATTGCTGCTGTTTGAATTCCACGGCAGCGAACACGGCGTCAAGGAGCAGGCTGAAGTTGTGCAAGAGCTCGCCAACGACAACAACGCTCGCGGTTTCGAATGGGCGACACGTCCTGAAGATCGTTCGCGTTTGTGGGCAGCGCGTCATAACGCTTATTTCGCCATCCTGCAATTGCGTCACGGTGCGCGAGCGATTTCCACTGATTGCTGCGTGCCAATTTCGCGCCTGGCTGAATGTGTACTGGAAACCAAGGCTGATTGCGAAGCCAACGGTCTGATCCACGCCATCATCGGCCACGTCGGTGACGGCAATTTTCATGTGCAGATGATGGTTGATCCCAACGATCCGGCGGACATCGCCCGCGCCGAAGGCGTCAACGAACGCATGGTCGCCCGCGCCATTGCCATGGACGGCACCTGCACCGGTGAGCACGGCGTCGGCTTGCACAAGATGGATTTCCTCGTGCAGGAGCACGGCGAAGGCGCCATCGACGTCATGCGCGCGATCAAGCATGCGCTCGATCCGAAGAACATCATGAACCCCGGCAAGATCGTGCGTTGGTAA